The following are encoded in a window of Anopheles gambiae chromosome X, idAnoGambNW_F1_1, whole genome shotgun sequence genomic DNA:
- the LOC133392262 gene encoding uncharacterized protein LOC133392262 produces MANRNRSRKSGAFYRKAANHMKMKVNKKDKMEAGSSRQKQHDVPANSCTTAEPHEEEMQQVHFPAKQHDVPASCTTTKPDEEEMQQVVTEELPELSDFTNADESFSDTSAQWATAIQTPG; encoded by the exons ATGGCGAACCGTAATCGTTCTCGTAAAAGTGGTGCTTTCTATCGCAAGGCGGCAAATCatatgaaaatgaaagtgaaCAAAAAGGATAAAATGGAGGCTGGATCGAGTCGTCAAA AACAACATGACGTACCTGCCAACTCATGCACTACTGCAGAACCTCATGAAGAAGAAATGCAGCAAGTGCATTTCCCAGCAAAGCAACATGACGTACCTGCCTCATGCACTACTACAAAACCTGATGAAGAAGAAATGCAGCAAGTGGTAACAGAGGAGTTACCGGAACTGTCTGACTTTACCAACGCAGACGAAAGTTTCTCTGACACCAGCGCACAGTGGGCAACGGCCATACAAACgccgggatga